CGGCGGCGGCGGGACGTTATCGAATTCACTCACGACAAAACTCCTTTTCATTGGGTGGTCTTGACCCACCAGCACCAAGCTGGTTGCGTCAGGCGGGCATAGCTTACGCCATCAATGCCATCAATCATTACCGGCGATGGTCATCCGCCCCAGCAGGATCGAACCGGTCCGGACATGCGAGCGCGGATCGACGTCATTACCGACCGCCTCGATGCTGCTGAACATCTCGCGCAGGTTGCCGGCAATGGTGACGCCGTCCACCGGGTACTGGATCTCGCCGTTCTCGACACGGAAGCCGCCCGCGCCACGCGAGTAGTCGCCGGTCACCCCGTTCACGCCCTGCCCCATCAGCTCGGTCACCAGCAGGCCGTCGCCCATCTGCCGGGCGATCTCTTCCAGCGGGCCGGCATTGGCCGCCAGCTGCAGGTTGTGCACGCCGCCGGCATTGGCGGTGGTCTGCAGGCCCAGCTTGCGCGCCGAATAGCTGCCCAGCACGTAGCGCTGCAGCACGCCGTCACGGACCAGCGCCGAAGCACGGGTGGCCACGCCGTCGCCGTCGAAGGCGGCCGAGCGCAGGCCGCGGCGCAGGTGCGGCAGTTCGTCGATCTGCATCCATTCCGGGAACAGGCGCTGGCCGACGCTGTCCAGCAGGAAGCTGGCCTGGCGGTACAAGGCACCGCCGGATACCGCCGACAGCAGGTGGCCGACCAGGCTGCGCGCCACTTCCGGGGCAAACAGCACCGGCATGCTGCCGGTGGCCAACGAACGCGGCTGCAGGCGGGCCACGGTGCGTTCGGCGGCGCGACGGCCGACCAGACCCACGTCTTCCAGGTCCTCCCGGGCCAGCGCGCTGGTGTACCAGCCATCGCGCTGCATGCCATCGCCCTGCCCGGCGATCAGCGCGCAGCCGACCGAATGGTGGGTGCCGCGCTCACGGCCGAAGAAGCCGTGCGAATTGGCGTACACCGACAGGCTCTGCATGCTCGACACCGAAGCGCCATCGGAATTGCGGATCTGCGCATCGGCCTCGCGGCCGGCGGCCTCGCAGGCCAGGGCCAGGTCCACCGCCTCATCGGCCTGCAGCGCCCATGGGTGCCAGCCGTCCAGGTCCGGGAAGTCGGTGGCCATCAGTGCGGCTTCGGCCAGGCCCGCAGCCGGGTCATCCTCGGTATGCCGGGCGATCGCACAGGCCTGCTCGACCGTGGCGGCGAGGCTGGCCTCGTTCAGGTCACCGGTGCTGGCACTGCCCTTGCGCTGGCCGAAGTAGACGGTCACGGCGATGCCGCGATCACGGGTGGACTGCACGGTCTCCACTTCACCGAGGCGGACATTGACCTCCAGGCCGCGGTCCTCGCTGCAGCTGACCTCGGCCTGGCTGGCGCCCAGCGCGCGGGCGCGGTCAAGCAGCTGCTGGGAGAGGTCGGCCAGCCGTTCCAGCCGGGCCGGGGTGTCGTCGCCGACGGCCACTTCAGGGGCGATCACGTTCAATGCTTTATCCTGTACGGGTTGGGCCCGGCATCACGCCGAGCGACTTTTTTTGAGATCAGGTAGGAACGATGCGCGGACGCGACGAAGAAACCGGTGAATTCCACGACAAGAGCCGCAGCCAGAACCGGCGCGACGCGCTCGACGTCCTGGCCCTGGGCGAGAAGCTGGTGTCGCTGACCCCGGCCCAGCTGGCGCGCCTGCCGATTCCGGAAGACCTGCTGCCGCATATCGCCGAGTGCAAGCGCATTACTGCCCACATCGCCCACAAGCGCCAGCTGGCGTTCCTGGCCAAGCACATGCGTCGCGAAGAAGACGCCACGCTGGATGCGA
The sequence above is a segment of the Stenotrophomonas maltophilia genome. Coding sequences within it:
- the pmbA gene encoding metalloprotease PmbA, which encodes MNVIAPEVAVGDDTPARLERLADLSQQLLDRARALGASQAEVSCSEDRGLEVNVRLGEVETVQSTRDRGIAVTVYFGQRKGSASTGDLNEASLAATVEQACAIARHTEDDPAAGLAEAALMATDFPDLDGWHPWALQADEAVDLALACEAAGREADAQIRNSDGASVSSMQSLSVYANSHGFFGRERGTHHSVGCALIAGQGDGMQRDGWYTSALAREDLEDVGLVGRRAAERTVARLQPRSLATGSMPVLFAPEVARSLVGHLLSAVSGGALYRQASFLLDSVGQRLFPEWMQIDELPHLRRGLRSAAFDGDGVATRASALVRDGVLQRYVLGSYSARKLGLQTTANAGGVHNLQLAANAGPLEEIARQMGDGLLVTELMGQGVNGVTGDYSRGAGGFRVENGEIQYPVDGVTIAGNLREMFSSIEAVGNDVDPRSHVRTGSILLGRMTIAGND